Part of the Pagrus major chromosome 9, Pma_NU_1.0 genome, AAAGTTATCATCCACTACTTCTGAAGCTCCCTTAACCCCTTTTCGCTGCcccttttttttaccttctcctcttcctctcttccagCGTGAATGCATCTCCGTACACGTAGGCCAGGCTGGTGTCCAGATGGGGAACACCTGCTGGGAGCTCTACTGTCTAGAACACGGCATCCAGCCAGACGGTCAGATGCCCAACAAAAAGCAATCTGGGTCATGCCACGATGACTCCTTTACCACCTTCTTCAGTGAGACTGGGGCCGGGAAGTACGTCCCCAGAGCGATCTTTGTTGACCTGGAAcccactgtcattggtcagtaGTGTTATGATGTGGAGCCTGTTGATTTGTGCACTAATACCCTCCTATAAAAGCTTAATTAGCTCTCTAAACTGTTGCTTATGCCTTTCTTCTCAGATGAGGTGCGCACGGGAACGTACCGTCAGCTCTTTCACCCTGAACAGCTGATCTCAGGAAAGGAAGATGCTGCGAATAACTACGCTCGTGGACACTACACCATCGGCAAAGAGATCATTGACTCTGTCTTAGACAGAATCCGCAAACTGGTAAGGCGCTTTAAGTCCCATTTACGCTGGCTTTGCCCTCTAACCCTAACAAAGAGCCATACAGTCAACGTGTCCAGCCCACAACTGCTCATTTTCATTGATCCATGAACTGAAGATGTGCACCCAGACCTCACTCGACATTATTTTTTGTGGCAGTAATATAGAACATAAGAGTACAACAGCTTAGGATAGCTTTGTCTAAGGGTCACTTCTGTGGTGACAATTGCAAATTATTGATTACTTTTATGATCATACACAGCAGACATCAGTGAAAGAACTTGAACATGgatacaaaatatttaaagcaatgtttcagtttttgcattttttccagctttttttaattgtttatctGTGACTTTAGGCTGATCAGTGCACAGGTCTTCAAGGCTTCCTCGTCTTCCACTCCTTTGGTGGAGGCACCGGCTCTGGTTTCACTTCCCTGCTGATGGAGAGACTCTCTGTTGACTTTGGCAAAAAGTCCAAGCTTGAGTTTGCCATCTACCCAGCCCCCCAGGTTTCCACAGCTGTAGTGGAGCCTTACAACTCCATCCTGACCACCCACACCACCTTGGAGCACTCCGACTGTGCCTTCATGGTAGACAATGAGGCCATCTACGACATCTGCCGCAGGAACCTCGATATTGAACGCCCATCATACACCAACCTGAACAGGCTCATCAGCCAGATTGTGTCTTCAATCACAGCCTCACTTCGCTTTGATGGAGCCCTGAATGTTGACCTGACGGAGTTCCAGACCAACTTGGTGCCCTACCCTCGTATCCACTTCCCTCTGGCCACTTACGCTCCAGTCATCTCTGCTGAGAAAGCCTACCATGAGCAGCTGTCTGTTGCTGAGATCACAAATGCCTGCTTTgagccagccaatcagatggTGAAGTGTGACCCTCGTCATGGTAAATACATGGCCTGCTGTCTGTTGTATCGTGGCGATGTTGTTCCCAAAGATGTCAATGTGGCCATTGCTGCTATCAAGACCAAGCGCTCCATCCAGTTTGTTGACTGGTGCCCCACAGGCTTTAAGGTGGGCATCAACTACCAGCCTCCAACAGTGGTTCCTGGAGGAGACTTGGCCAAGGTGCAGAGGGCTGTGTGCATGCTGAGCAACACCACGGCCATCGCTGAGGCCTGGGCCCGTCTCGACCACAAGTTTGACCTCATGTATGCCAAGAGAGCCTTTGTTCACTGGTATGTTGGGGAGGGcatggaggagggagagttcTCTGAGGCCAGAGAAGATATGGCTGCCCTGGAGAAGGATTATGAAGAGGTTGGGATCGACTCAtttgaggaggatgaggaagggGAGGAATATTAGACAGGCTTagctgtcatttgtttttgtcagggaCAAAATTGGTCTAttgaataaatagaaaatatttaaGAAATGGAGCATATTTTGCATGTTGGTTTCAAAtttagaaatattttgtttgttttaaatttaccttttttttttaaattcaatatcTACTCACGTGCCTAAGGTCCGAGATAATTCTTTTGTTGTGCATTGAGATTATTACTTTTTGACAGGACAGAAATGACCTAATGTTTGAAACCTGTGTTGATGCTCATTAAATCGTTTCCCAAACATATTGCCTGTTCATTTATGACTTTAAAATATGAATCTTTCTTGTCTTATAAGTGATCGagtaattatatataatttgtgACACTACCATTATATTTTGCACtcacttattttttattttatttggctCCGTTTTGAGGTAGTGCTGTGTCATTGTTGAACCAAACCTAGTTGGAATATCTGTAGTTTTATAGCTCAGCCACTAGAGTCCAGTCAAATCCGGTTTATGGAGCCTTTCTTGGTAAGAAGGACCTGGTTTTCGGGGCTGTTGAGACATGCAGTTCAGCATGAAAAAGTTCTTTAGTCAGCTGACCAAGACAGTCATCCCTGTCTCTCATATAAACACAGCTTCCACACATATCTCTGTCTTTCAtatttttgacagttttctttgttttcttgtgtgtgtatatatatatgtgtgtgtatatatatatatatatatatatatatatatatacacacactgaacaaaaatataaacgcaacacttgtttttgcttccattttttatatacacaaaagatccatttctctcaaatattgttcacaaatctgtctaaatctgtgttagtgagcacttctcctttgctgagataatccatcccacctaacaggtgtggcatatcaagatgctgattagacagcatgaatattgcacagatgtgccttaggctggccacaataaaaggccactctgaaatgtgcagttttgtgctactttggctctgatggagccaaagtagcacaatgttcataatcacagaggttatagagtagtatctgaagtacacataaaataaatcatttgatggtcaggcttcatctgtccattttGAGGGGGGGATACAAATTCTGGCAGACAGGTTGacagtctgaaataatatgtttCCCCCCATATCTTTGGCTAGAAGAGAGGAAACTTGTTCATAATCACAGCGGTTATAGAGTAGTATCTgaagtacacataaaataaatcatttgatggtcaggcttcatctgtccattttGAGGGGGGGaaacatattatttcagactgtTAACCTGTCTGCCAGAATTTGTATCCCCCCATATCTTTGGCTAGAAGAGAGGAAACTTGTTCATAATCACAGAGGTTATAGAGTAGTATCTgaagtacacataaaataaatcattcaaaggtcaggcttcatctgtccattATAGTACATTTCAAGTGAAGTAGATTTAATAGACGTAATGAAACCAATCACAGTGATCTTGATTTTGGATATCGACGTTTATTTAGTTCGACAAATTCCACACCAGGACTTGAATGACAGCGTGTTATATGTCAATCACATGAGGAAATTAATGCCTCGGTTTTTCCGCTCAGTATGTAGTACGACGTCACGACGTACAAgagaataaaagcatttattttgatggGTGGGCCATGTTGCAAAACCTCGTAGATAATTACAACAGCAGAACATTGAATTAAACAATGCAATTGTTgttagtttttaatttacttgGGTGAAAGCACGCGCAGCGCTGTTTCCGCCTTCGCTGAATGAATGCGCGCTCCCGCGGCCAGGGGAGACAGCTTCTGTCGGGGACACCTACATTGGCACGACACCTGTACGGAGGCGCCACCATGCGGAGGTGGGTAGTGTTGCAGAAGCAGGGCTCACATGTTCAAGGGGGCAGAGACCAACAAGAACAGGAGGTTGCTTCAAGTCTGAGCCATGTATGTAACAGCTAACTGAAGCTAGCTTAAGTTACCTCAGGTTGTTGATaatagttagctagctagctagccatgGCGACACGCTGGGGAATATGCAGTGCAGGTAAAATTAGTCACGACTTCTCGGTGGCTTTACGGACCCTGACCTCTGAAGACCACCAGGTACAGTGCATTTAATGCAGCTAATGTAACGACACACACCTGCCAAAGTGTTACATGAAGGCTAAAGTGGGCTACTTTCCATAGGAAGCACGTAAACGCATCACAAACTGCGTTTTTTACTGTGGGCACAGCTTGAGTAAATGAATGCTTCGTGTCTGAAATGAATAGTAATAAAAAGGTGGAGATATTTCCATCCTTACCTCAGAGGTTGACCTTCCTCATCGTGCCCTTTTGCAAAGCTCttaatccaaaataaatatCAGACCGGTTTTACTGGAAACAGTCCAGAGAGGATGACTCTGCATTCAGAGTTTTGTCCATGGCTGCAGCAAACTATTCCCTGCACTCTCCACTCCTTTCCTTACAATGCAGTCCTTTACAAttgaatgtaacaaagtacttaagtacaattttgaggtactttacttgagcatttcaattttctgcttcttcatacttccactccacaccattttggaggcaaatattgtactttttactccactacatttattttatgactttttagttactagtttctTTGCAGAATGTGTTCAttgataggctattacttgtgaTCTTTGACCAATCAGGTTACATTACATCACCGATCACGTTGACTGAGACAGGGCTGCAGagaaaggatgctgcatcagagcctaagtttaaatttaaatgaaaatgttatcaacccacacaaaaaacactgatgcaatgataattaaaaaaatagaatatcAATGTCTTAATTTGTTGGACACTACTGTCACTTTTGTACCTTTATCAGCATTAGCATTTGAGCCGGAAGTACAGAAACTTGACGtcaataagataagataagacatTCACTTGTTAGAGCAGCTCAAGAGTCATAAGCAGATGGAGAAACAGCGATTCAGCgatgataaaaaatgaaacaagacaaaaataagataaaatagaaTGATAGAAGAATAAAGTAaatatagtaataataaaaactatgtccacttttttcttctgaGTGAAATCATCTTCCTTTTTACTCATTTGAGAAATGATTCTCGCTTCTGTGTTTCATTAGCTGACAGATTTCTCCTAAActgtcatttatatttaaagtttGGTAAATATTCATTCAACATAAATCCCCCCACATGAGTgcttaacaaaaacaaaactgttccCTTCATCCTCAGATAGTGGCGGTTGCAGCGAGGGACCTGCAGCATGCTGAAGAATTTGCCAAAAAGCACAGCATCCCTCGAGCATATGGAAGTTACGATGAGTTGGCAAAAGATCCAGACGTTGGTGGGCTCTTGTGTCAG contains:
- the LOC141002485 gene encoding tubulin alpha chain, with the protein product MRECISVHVGQAGVQMGNTCWELYCLEHGIQPDGQMPNKKQSGSCHDDSFTTFFSETGAGKYVPRAIFVDLEPTVIDEVRTGTYRQLFHPEQLISGKEDAANNYARGHYTIGKEIIDSVLDRIRKLADQCTGLQGFLVFHSFGGGTGSGFTSLLMERLSVDFGKKSKLEFAIYPAPQVSTAVVEPYNSILTTHTTLEHSDCAFMVDNEAIYDICRRNLDIERPSYTNLNRLISQIVSSITASLRFDGALNVDLTEFQTNLVPYPRIHFPLATYAPVISAEKAYHEQLSVAEITNACFEPANQMVKCDPRHGKYMACCLLYRGDVVPKDVNVAIAAIKTKRSIQFVDWCPTGFKVGINYQPPTVVPGGDLAKVQRAVCMLSNTTAIAEAWARLDHKFDLMYAKRAFVHWYVGEGMEEGEFSEAREDMAALEKDYEEVGIDSFEEDEEGEEY